In Opitutus sp. ER46, a single genomic region encodes these proteins:
- the clcA gene encoding H(+)/Cl(-) exchange transporter ClcA produces MQNDTGFGLGTQEVRRRHILPKALVVGVVAGLLASAFRLALVTAERARVEFLLPLPFSSRLPVAIAFCVAGGALGVWLVRRFAPDASGSGIPQIKGFIAGDRGIEWRRMVPVKFFGGLAGIGGGLALGREGPTIQLGGATGLMVSEWFRVKPGEGERKALIAAGAGAGLAAAFNAPLAGVMFVLEELAGSFTPVVFVAAFLASVVADMVARLLTGDLPVFALHAMPVPDLRTVPAALVLGLACGLGGVFFNRCVMTSLNLYGRLRWPGWAVGALAGLLVGIASGIYPPVAGMGGTLTQQALAGEIALRWLPALLVARFAMTMVSYGSGAAGGIFAPLLVLGALGGLAFGHGVHALLPSLAAHPAAFAVLGMGGLLTAIVRAPLTALVMMIELTGRYEFMLPLLVCSLAAYGVAEWLRDVPIYEALRLRAKRLATENR; encoded by the coding sequence ATGCAGAACGACACAGGCTTTGGACTCGGCACCCAGGAGGTGCGCCGGCGGCATATCCTGCCGAAGGCGCTCGTGGTCGGCGTCGTGGCCGGGCTGCTGGCGTCGGCCTTCCGCCTCGCGCTGGTGACAGCCGAGCGCGCGCGGGTGGAGTTTCTCCTGCCCCTGCCCTTTTCCTCGCGGCTCCCGGTGGCAATCGCGTTCTGCGTGGCCGGCGGGGCACTGGGCGTGTGGCTGGTGCGCCGCTTTGCGCCGGACGCCAGCGGCAGCGGCATTCCGCAGATCAAGGGCTTCATCGCCGGTGACCGCGGAATCGAGTGGCGTCGGATGGTGCCGGTGAAGTTCTTCGGCGGGCTCGCCGGCATCGGCGGCGGCCTGGCGCTGGGCCGCGAGGGTCCGACCATCCAGCTCGGCGGCGCGACCGGGCTGATGGTCTCAGAGTGGTTTCGGGTGAAACCGGGTGAAGGCGAACGCAAGGCGCTCATCGCGGCCGGGGCCGGCGCCGGGCTCGCGGCCGCCTTCAACGCCCCGCTCGCCGGCGTGATGTTCGTGCTCGAGGAGCTTGCCGGCAGTTTCACGCCCGTCGTTTTCGTGGCGGCTTTTCTCGCTTCGGTCGTCGCCGACATGGTGGCGCGGTTGCTCACCGGCGACCTGCCGGTGTTCGCGCTGCACGCGATGCCGGTCCCCGACCTGCGCACCGTGCCCGCCGCGCTGGTCCTGGGTCTCGCCTGCGGCCTGGGCGGCGTGTTCTTCAACCGCTGCGTGATGACGTCGCTCAACCTCTACGGCCGTCTGCGCTGGCCCGGCTGGGCCGTCGGCGCGCTCGCCGGTCTGCTGGTGGGCATCGCAAGCGGCATCTATCCGCCGGTGGCCGGCATGGGGGGCACGCTGACCCAGCAGGCGCTCGCGGGCGAAATCGCGCTGCGCTGGCTGCCGGCCCTGCTCGTGGCGCGTTTTGCCATGACGATGGTGAGCTACGGCTCGGGCGCGGCCGGGGGCATTTTCGCGCCGCTGCTCGTGCTCGGCGCGCTCGGGGGCCTCGCCTTCGGCCACGGCGTGCATGCGCTGCTGCCGTCGCTCGCCGCCCACCCCGCGGCCTTCGCCGTGCTCGGCATGGGCGGACTGCTCACGGCGATCGTGCGCGCACCGCTGACCGCGCTCGTGATGATGATCGAGCTGACCGGCCGCTATGAGTTCATGCTCCCCCTGCTCGTTTGCAGCCTGGCCGCGTACGGCGTCGCGGAGTGGCTCCGCGACGTGCCGATCTACGAGGCGCTCCGCCTTCGGGCAAAACGCCTCGCGACCGAGAACCGCTGA